ACAACGTGTAGAGACGTTACATGTAACGTCTCCACCGCGCGATGATATTCTTTCTTTACTACTAGCAGCGCGAGACGAAGCAGGTCAACCCATGACCGATGAAGAATTGCGCGACGAACTGCTAACTTTATTATTTGCCGGACACGAAACGACTGCTTCAGCACTTGCCTGGGCATTATATTGGCTCGATCGCCTGCCGGAAGTCAAAGAAAAGTTACAAGCAGAAATTGACTCGCTAGGAGACAATCCCGACCCGAGTGCGATCGCTAAACTACCATACTTGAATGCTGTTTGTTGCGAAACTCTCCGCATCTATCCAATTGCAATTAGTCCCTTTCCGCGCATTCTGAAAGTCCCAATGGAAATTGGCGGTTATCAGTTGGAGTCAGGTGCGATCGTGGTGATTTCTATTTATCTCACCCACCAGCGCGAGGATCTCTATCCTCAACCTAAACAATTCATTCCAGAACGCTTTTTAGAACGGCAATTTTCTCCTTACGAGTATCTACCCTTTGGGGGTAGCAATCGCCGCTGTATCGGTGCAGCTTTTGCCTTATTTGAAATGAAATTAGTATTAGCAAATATGCTTTCAAATTACGATCTCAAATTAGCAAGTAACCGTCCTGTCAAACCAACTCGTCGCGGTTTAACAGTTGCTCCTCCAGCTAATATGAAAATGGTCGTGCAGCAAAAGTCAAAAGTGGAAAGTCAAAATTCAAAAGTATTGCTGACGAGCGATCGCTAAGTGACTTAAGATGAGACTCAAAAACTTAAATAATGCATTAACTGAGAAATAATCTGACCTGGAAGGGACAATCGTTTTTGAAAATCAACTAAATTTCGATAAGCACCAGCCATCTGACGATTTTCTACAACTGCTTGCGCTAATGCCAAATCCATAGTGGGAATTTGGATTAAATCTTCTACTGTCGCTGTATTGGGATTGAGGCGAATCAGAGGAGAAGTCTCTGCATCGTAGTAACAGAATTTGAGGATTGGTGTCAAGGGTGCGAGGCGTTGTACGGGAACGCTCAAAGCAGCGGCAATATCTTCAATACAATAAAACTGTACCCCAGCATGGCTGAGTTGAACGAGCGATCGCGCTTGATGTATGGAAAGTCCCGGTAGCCTCAACCAGTCATCTACCGTTGCCTGGTTGACATCAATCTGAATTCCTAAAGACACCGCCACAGCAATTTCTTCTAATGATTGCAACCGATAATAGGGATCGTTTAGCAATCTATTGCGGATCGTTTGAATTTGCAGCCAGCTTAACATTTGGCAGTCAGTTATCAGTGGTTAGTGGCTGGTGGTTAGTGGCTAGATGTTCTTTACTTAAGACTTCCGACTTATTTCAAATACTATCTAATAACTGGCGGCGTTTTTGCTCGAATTCGTATTCCGAGATTAACCCCTCTTGGCGGAGATTGTCTAATTCTCTCATGGCATCTGCGATCGCGCTCACTCGGGCTGGCATGACTGTAGTTGAGGGGCGCTTAGATAAAATGGAAAAATTGGCAAGATTAGTTACGCTCGTTCCAGACATGCCTAATTCACCGAATTCAGAATTAAAGTTGAGGTCAAACTCCTCACTGTCTTGTACTAAATACCAAAACCCTTCAATAGCGCTAGCAACGCGGGGAATAGGTGTCCACGATAGCAGTAGATAAAGCAGTCCCCACAAAGGCTGTCCCAAGTAAAACTTGTGCAATCCAGCGATTGGCATCGGCAACACCGTACAAGCAAAAGCCAGAGTAGCAGCAACTTTACGATTTTTTTGTTGGCTGACGATGCTCATGAGGACAACTCCAAAGGAAAAGGGGGGATTAAAGGTATTTTGTCAAGCCAGCGATCGCTTTTTTAACTACCTTACCTTCTATATTATTCATTCCCTTATCAGTTATCAGGGAGCAGGGAGCGCACGAGCAGTGACCAATGACCAATGACCAATGACCAATGACTGCTGTATTAAATTGTCGTCTAAACTAGAATGATATTAGACGTACCTATAAAAACTCTGAGTGCCTCACTCAAATAATTACAAGCGCTATGGGATTTTTTGATTCTGATATAGTTCAACAGGAAGCCAAACAGCTGTTTGAGGATTATCAAGCGCTGATCAAGCTGGGGAATAGCTACGGCAAATTTGACCGCGAAGGAAAAAAGCTATATATCGATCAAATGGAAGCCATGATGGAGCGCTATCGGATTTTTATGAAGCGCTTTGAACTTTCAGAAGACTTTATGGCACAAATGACGGTAGAACAACTTAGAACTCAGCTCAATCAGTTTGGGATCACGCCGCAGCAAATGTTTGAGCAAATGCATAATACTTTGGAGCGGATGAAAGCAGAGCTAGAGAGTCAGTCCTAATGAGGAGTAAGTTGTAGGGGGCGGGTTCACAAAAGAAATCTGACTCTGACAAATATTTCAGGTAAACCCGCCCGTACAGTCGTAAGTGTTTTCTACTTATGGCTTTTGACAACTGAGAACTAATCACCGATTGCTGGTCGCTGTTCTAGCCTCTTTGTGGTACTTTTAAGCACGGAGACGAAATGGAGTTAGACGTGCAACCAAAAGTCATTATTCATGGTGGTGCAGGCAGTTCGCTACACGGCAAAGGTGGAGTGGAAGCAGTGAGGCGATCGCTCTACCCGGTTATTGAAGATGTTTATGCTTTACTGCTAGAAGGAAAGAGTGCTTGCGAGGCAGTGGTACGTGGTTGCCAAATGTTAGAAGACGATCCCTTGTTTAATGCTGGAACGGGATCGGTGCTGCAATCGGACGGACAAATTCGCATGAGTGCGGCGCTGATGGATGGTATTGCTCAAAGATTTAGCGGTACGATCAATGTCTCGCGAGTCCAGCATCCAATCGAACTAGCATTATATTTACAAAACTCTCCCGATCGCGTGTTGTCAGACTTTGGGGCAGCAGAACTATTGCGAGAACTGCAACTGCCTAGTTACGATCCGATTACGGAGCGTCGTCTCAACGAATGGCTGCAAGAAAGGCAGGAAAATTTCACAAAGACGATGGCGGCGGTAGTGGCAGAAGTCGGGGTAGGAGATGATGCAGACACCGCAGTTGTCGATACAAGTGCTAGACGGGGGACAATTGGCGTAGTCGTGCTAGACAGCCAAGGAAAGCTAGCATCTGGTACATCTACAGGTGGTAAAGGGTTTGAACGCATCGGACGTGTCAGCGATTCTGCCATGCCTGCGGGAAATTATGCTACAGCACACGCTGCCGTAAGCTGTACGGGAATCGGCGAAGACATCATCGATGAGTGTTTGGCAGCGCGGATCGTCGTCCGCGTCACGGATGGTATGTCTTTGTTAGATGCGATGCAACGATCGTTTACTGAAGCCAGCGATCGCCAGCGAGACTTAGGGGCGATCGCCCTTGATGCTTCTGGGGCGATCGCTTGGGGTAAAACTAGCGACGTGATCTTGGCTGCTTTCCACAATGGCGATCGCATTGGCGATACTTTGGAATTGCCCGTAGGGACGCAGGTTGGTTGTATTTGAGTGGCTGGTGGCTAGTGACTAAGTGGCTAGGGAAGGGGACAAGGGGGAGTAGGAGGACAAGGGAGACAAGGGGGACTAATTCTAGTCACCAGCCACTAGTCACTAATCACTCCTTCGACTTCAGCCTCCAGCCAGGTTTGACGACCTGACGCGATCTGGCAATAACCAAACAATCGTCGGGTACGTCTTCGGTAATAGTCGAGCCTGCGGCAATGTTGACATCCTGTCCGATCGCGATTGGAGCGACGAGGACGCTATCAGCACCCGTTTTACTGCGATCGCCAATTTTAGTAGGATGCTTTTTTACACCATCATAGTTAGCTGTAATCGTACCGCAACCAATATTGACTTGTTCCCCAATGGTGGCATCGCCTAAATACGATAAATGGGCAGCTTTGGTTTCTGCTCCTAATTTCGTATTTTTCAATTCCACAAAATTGCCAATCCGACAAGCCGCGCCAACTTCAACCTGACCTCGTAGGTGAGCGTAGGGACCGATTTGAGTTTCAGCACCAACAATGCTGTTGCTGACAACAGAATACATCGCGGTGACGTTTTCGCCAATCTGACTATTTTCAATTAAACTACCCGGTCCAATCCGACAGCCAGAGGCGATCGCCGTTTGACCCCGTAGGTGGGTTTGTGGCTCAATGACAACATCTGGTTGAATCTTTACCGTGTCATCAATTGTGACACTAGCTGGATCGATCAGCGTCACTCCTGCTGACATCCAATAGGACTTGATGCGTCTTTGTAAAATCTCGTAGGCTGTTGCTAACTGTTCGCGATCGTTGACTCCCAAAATTTCTTGTTCGTCTTCGATATCAACCGCCATCGCAGGTTGGAGCAAATTTACAGCATCTGTCAAATAGTATTCTTTTTGGTCGTTGTTTGCTTGTAGTTGCGGTAGTACGTTCGCTAAATCTTGCCAGCGAAAACAGTATACCCCAGCATTAACGCGACGATTTTGCTTTTGAGCCGCGCTACAGTCGCGGTCTTCAACAATTTGCTGGACGATGTTTTGACCGTTACAAAATACCCGTCCGTAACCTTGAGGATCGGAAAGTTGAGCCGTGAGAATGGTAGCAGCATGTTGGTGCTGTTTGTGGGTTTGAATCAGCCGTTGTAGAGTTTGGGGTCGTAACAGGGGAACGTCACCATTCAACACCAATAAATCCCCTTGAAAGCCTTCTAAATGTGGCAGGACTTGCTGAATTGCGTGACCCGTACCTAACTGCTCGGTTTGTTCGACAAACTCCAACTTTGGCAAGGAATTAGAGACAAGCGAGCGGTTGGGATCTAAAAGAGCTGTCTTCACTTGCTCGGCTTGATATCCCACAATCACCAAAACTCGATTGGGAGAGATTTCCAGACTACCCAGGATCGCTCGTTCGATCAGCGATCGCCCTCCGATTTGATGTAAAACTTTGGGCAACGTCGATTTCATTCGCGTACCGCGCCCAGCTGCCAAAATTGCTACCGCTACCATATGTTTAGACTTGGCTATCTGCTATTCGCCTATTCAAGGATAAAGGAATCGGTGACTAGTGACTAGTTATCAGTGACCAGTGACCAGTGACCAGTGACCAGTGACCAATGACTTGACATTGACATTGATGTCAAGGTTTAGGGTGAGAGGGTGTATGTGCGGTTGCTATGACTTACTTCGCGATTACCCGTTTCAAAACCTTATCGAAAACTTTATTTCGAGTTTTCAGTCGAGAACATCTAGATGCGATCGCTGCTTTTGTCTGTGCTGTATTGGTACTTTTGGGCTGGATAGCGCTCCAAATAGGTTGGCTCGGGCTGGGATTATTGTTACTACCAGCAGCATACGTTATCGGCGGGTATGAGAGCGCGAAGGAGGGGCTGACAACTCTGTGGCAAGAAAAAGAGTTGGATGTAGACTTATTGATGATTGTCGCTGCTTTGGGGGCGGCGGGATTAGGTGTGTGGCGGCGGGAATATTACCTAATTGTCGATGGGGCAGTTCTAATTTTAATTTTTGCTATCAGTGGGGCGCTGGAAGGCTATGCAATGCAGCGTACGGAACGAGATATTCGCAGTTTGATGAGTCTGAGTAGCGATACAGCTAGGGTAGTGGATCGCGGACAGGAAAAGTTGGTTGATGTCGAGCGGTTACAAGTTGGCGATCGCATTTTGGTTAAACCTGGGGAACTCATTCCCACCGATGGCATCATTCAAGAAGGTTACAGCACCCTCAACGAAGCAGCAATTACGGGGGAGTCTTTGCCAGTAGAAAAGACTGTAGGGCATGAAGTTTTTGCAGGAACTTTGAACGGTAACGGTGCTTTAATTCTGCAAGTGCATCAGCCGCCGGAAAGCAGTCTAATTCAGCGCATCATTCAATTAGTCAAACAAGCCCAAACAGAAGCGCCTCCCTCGCAAATGTTTATCGAACGTTTTGAGCGCGGCTATGCCAAAGTTATCGTTCTTGCTGGGATTTTATTGGCAATTTTACCCCCATTTATTTGGGGTTGGAGTTGGGAAACAACAATTTATCGCGCTTTAATTTTTCTCGTTGTTGCCTCTCCTTGCGCGTTAATGGCAGCAATTATGCCGACATTGCTATCGGGAATTGCTAACGGTGCAAGACAGGGAATTTTATTTAAAAGTGGGGCGCAGTTAGAGATGATGGGAAAAGTGCGAGCGATCGCATTTGATAAAACTGGAACTCTCACCACGGGCAAATTAGCAGTCACAGAAGTTATCCCTACCACTGGGCATTCAGTCGATGAAGTTTTACAAATTGCTGCTGCTTTAGAAGCCTATTCCGAACATCCTATCGGACAAGCGATCGTCACCGCTGCCCAACAAAAACAAATCGAATTCGTTCCTGCTGTTGGTGTATATTCTCACCCAGGACAAGGAATTATTGGGGAGGTTTATAGCCAGCAAGTCCTAGTAGGAAAAGCTGATTTTTTAATTCAAAATTCAAAATTCAAAATTCAAAATTTGGAATTAACTAATAACTCCCCTGTAAGGGCGCACAGCAGTGCGCCCCTACCGACTCCCGATTCCTCTGTACGGGCGAGTTTAGCAGATAGCTTGACAATTCCATCTGGCGATTTTTG
This window of the Chroococcidiopsis thermalis PCC 7203 genome carries:
- a CDS encoding cytochrome P450, with the translated sequence MRLPDGPSGPPWLRRLRFINWILRPFEVMEARAKKYGDIFAIAKNASPSMVYLSNPAAIEQVLGANPEFFDTNSGNDVLLPLLGANSLILLGGMKHQRQRKLLMPPFHGDRLRTYGQTIWDITTQVTSQWRSGQSITVRAATQEISMRVILSAVFGLDGGERYDRLRKLLTSLLETVSSPVSSMVLFFPSLQKDWGKWSPWGLFLQMKQQIDDLLVAEIQQRRAEMLQRVETLHVTSPPRDDILSLLLAARDEAGQPMTDEELRDELLTLLFAGHETTASALAWALYWLDRLPEVKEKLQAEIDSLGDNPDPSAIAKLPYLNAVCCETLRIYPIAISPFPRILKVPMEIGGYQLESGAIVVISIYLTHQREDLYPQPKQFIPERFLERQFSPYEYLPFGGSNRRCIGAAFALFEMKLVLANMLSNYDLKLASNRPVKPTRRGLTVAPPANMKMVVQQKSKVESQNSKVLLTSDR
- a CDS encoding helix-hairpin-helix domain-containing protein, which gives rise to MLSWLQIQTIRNRLLNDPYYRLQSLEEIAVAVSLGIQIDVNQATVDDWLRLPGLSIHQARSLVQLSHAGVQFYCIEDIAAALSVPVQRLAPLTPILKFCYYDAETSPLIRLNPNTATVEDLIQIPTMDLALAQAVVENRQMAGAYRNLVDFQKRLSLPGQIISQLMHYLSF
- a CDS encoding NINE protein, yielding MSIVSQQKNRKVAATLAFACTVLPMPIAGLHKFYLGQPLWGLLYLLLSWTPIPRVASAIEGFWYLVQDSEEFDLNFNSEFGELGMSGTSVTNLANFSILSKRPSTTVMPARVSAIADAMRELDNLRQEGLISEYEFEQKRRQLLDSI
- a CDS encoding DUF1825 family protein; protein product: MGFFDSDIVQQEAKQLFEDYQALIKLGNSYGKFDREGKKLYIDQMEAMMERYRIFMKRFELSEDFMAQMTVEQLRTQLNQFGITPQQMFEQMHNTLERMKAELESQS
- a CDS encoding isoaspartyl peptidase/L-asparaginase, which translates into the protein MELDVQPKVIIHGGAGSSLHGKGGVEAVRRSLYPVIEDVYALLLEGKSACEAVVRGCQMLEDDPLFNAGTGSVLQSDGQIRMSAALMDGIAQRFSGTINVSRVQHPIELALYLQNSPDRVLSDFGAAELLRELQLPSYDPITERRLNEWLQERQENFTKTMAAVVAEVGVGDDADTAVVDTSARRGTIGVVVLDSQGKLASGTSTGGKGFERIGRVSDSAMPAGNYATAHAAVSCTGIGEDIIDECLAARIVVRVTDGMSLLDAMQRSFTEASDRQRDLGAIALDASGAIAWGKTSDVILAAFHNGDRIGDTLELPVGTQVGCI
- the glmU gene encoding bifunctional UDP-N-acetylglucosamine diphosphorylase/glucosamine-1-phosphate N-acetyltransferase GlmU gives rise to the protein MVAVAILAAGRGTRMKSTLPKVLHQIGGRSLIERAILGSLEISPNRVLVIVGYQAEQVKTALLDPNRSLVSNSLPKLEFVEQTEQLGTGHAIQQVLPHLEGFQGDLLVLNGDVPLLRPQTLQRLIQTHKQHQHAATILTAQLSDPQGYGRVFCNGQNIVQQIVEDRDCSAAQKQNRRVNAGVYCFRWQDLANVLPQLQANNDQKEYYLTDAVNLLQPAMAVDIEDEQEILGVNDREQLATAYEILQRRIKSYWMSAGVTLIDPASVTIDDTVKIQPDVVIEPQTHLRGQTAIASGCRIGPGSLIENSQIGENVTAMYSVVSNSIVGAETQIGPYAHLRGQVEVGAACRIGNFVELKNTKLGAETKAAHLSYLGDATIGEQVNIGCGTITANYDGVKKHPTKIGDRSKTGADSVLVAPIAIGQDVNIAAGSTITEDVPDDCLVIARSRQVVKPGWRLKSKE
- a CDS encoding heavy metal translocating P-type ATPase, whose amino-acid sequence is MTYFAITRFKTLSKTLFRVFSREHLDAIAAFVCAVLVLLGWIALQIGWLGLGLLLLPAAYVIGGYESAKEGLTTLWQEKELDVDLLMIVAALGAAGLGVWRREYYLIVDGAVLILIFAISGALEGYAMQRTERDIRSLMSLSSDTARVVDRGQEKLVDVERLQVGDRILVKPGELIPTDGIIQEGYSTLNEAAITGESLPVEKTVGHEVFAGTLNGNGALILQVHQPPESSLIQRIIQLVKQAQTEAPPSQMFIERFERGYAKVIVLAGILLAILPPFIWGWSWETTIYRALIFLVVASPCALMAAIMPTLLSGIANGARQGILFKSGAQLEMMGKVRAIAFDKTGTLTTGKLAVTEVIPTTGHSVDEVLQIAAALEAYSEHPIGQAIVTAAQQKQIEFVPAVGVYSHPGQGIIGEVYSQQVLVGKADFLIQNSKFKIQNLELTNNSPVRAHSSAPLPTPDSSVRASLADSLTIPSGDFWSKPAPTTPELSQHLEAEGKTVIWVARESEIIGIVAVADTLRPKAVEVIKRLKQLGIEETIVLTGDNQRTADRIAQSVGIDRVHAELLPEDKVKVIRQLQSQYQTVAMVGDGINDAPALAQASVGIAMGVTGSDVALETADLVLMADRLEKLVVAIHLGRRSQRIIKQNITFALSFIVLLLIANFTGNMNMPIGVIGHEGSTVIVTLSGLRLLRNW